A genomic window from Dioscorea cayenensis subsp. rotundata cultivar TDr96_F1 unplaced genomic scaffold, TDr96_F1_v2_PseudoChromosome.rev07_lg8_w22 25.fasta BLBR01000863.1, whole genome shotgun sequence includes:
- the LOC120255138 gene encoding cytochrome b561 and DOMON domain-containing protein At2g04850 isoform X2, whose protein sequence is MLHLLLLLLLHSPLTTSSHCSTSTTLKTYQKCMSLPSQDATLAWTYYPHNSTLDLSFTSSFLSPSGWVAWGLNPTSPQMSGTRSLIAFSDPSSGSLILLPFILSPSTKLQLSPLLSTPLDIPLLSSSALLRHDSASIRAGAVVEIHATLKLVPNRTRINHVWNRGLYVQGYSPTIHPLTSSDLASRATIDVVSTAATLSPELPSWAKPLHGVLNALSWGFLLPAGVVIARYVRQFESAGPTWFYAHAAVQATGYILGITGFAIGIAMGNSSPGVTYSLHRGLGVAVVVAGGLQSLALFFRPSATHRFRKYWKSYHHFVGYGCVVLGVVNVFQGMEIMGLGRSYGKLGKAKEEKMRRESGGNGFQHVRKGSF, encoded by the exons ATgctccatctcctcctcctcctcctcctccattctCCATTAACTACCTCCTCCCACTGCTCCACTTCCACCACCCTAAAAACCTACCAAAAATGCATGTCACTTCCTTCCCAAGACGCCACTCTTGCTTGGACTTACTACCCTCACAACTCCACTCTAGACCTctccttcacctcctccttcctcTCCCCTTCCGGCTGGGTCGCCTGGGGCCTCAACCCCACCTCCCCTCAAATGTCCGGCACTCGCTCTCTCATCGCCTTCTCCGACCCTTCTTCCGGCTCCCTTATCCTCCTCCCCTTCATCCTCTCCCCTTCCACCAAACTCCAACTCTCCCCTCTCCTCTCCACCCCTCTTGACATCcctctcctctcctcctccGCCCTCCTCCGCCACGACTCCGCTTCCATCCGCGCCGGCGCCGTCGTTGAGATCCACGCCACTCTCAAGCTCGTCCCTAACCGCACCCGCATCAACCATGTTTGGAACCGGGGTCTTTATGTGCAAGGCTACTCTCCGACCATTCATCCCTTGACCTCATCGGACCTTGCCTCCCGTGCCACCATTGATGTTGTCTCCACCGCCGCCACCCTCTCCCCGGAGCTGCCTTCTTGGGCTAAACCTTTGCATGGAGTTCTCAATGCTTTGTCCTGGGGTTTTCTCCTCCCGGCCGGCGTTGTCATCGCTCGTTATGTCCGCCAGTTTGAGTCCGCCGGCCCCACTTGGTTCTACGCCCACGCCGCCGTCCAAGCGACCGG ATATATATTGGGAATAACGGGGTTTGCCATCGGTATAGCAATGGGAAATTCATCTCCGGGTGTGACCTACAGTCTTCACCGGGGACTCGGGGTGGCAGTGGTGGTGGCGGGAGGGTTGCAATCACTAGCATTGTTTTTCCGGCCAAGTGCAACTCATCGGTTTAGGAAGTATTGGAAGTCATACCATCATTTTGTAGGGTATGGGTGTGTGGTGCTTGGGGTGGTGAACGTGTTTCAAGGGATGGAAATAATGGGACTTGGAAGGTCCTATGGAAAATTGGG GAAAGCTAAGGAGGAGAAGATGAGAAGGGAAAGTGGAGGGAATGGCTTTCAACATGTTAGGAAGGGGAGCTTTTGA
- the LOC120255138 gene encoding cytochrome b561 and DOMON domain-containing protein At2g04850 isoform X1 has translation MLHLLLLLLLHSPLTTSSHCSTSTTLKTYQKCMSLPSQDATLAWTYYPHNSTLDLSFTSSFLSPSGWVAWGLNPTSPQMSGTRSLIAFSDPSSGSLILLPFILSPSTKLQLSPLLSTPLDIPLLSSSALLRHDSASIRAGAVVEIHATLKLVPNRTRINHVWNRGLYVQGYSPTIHPLTSSDLASRATIDVVSTAATLSPELPSWAKPLHGVLNALSWGFLLPAGVVIARYVRQFESAGPTWFYAHAAVQATGYILGITGFAIGIAMGNSSPGVTYSLHRGLGVAVVVAGGLQSLALFFRPSATHRFRKYWKSYHHFVGYGCVVLGVVNVFQGMEIMGLGRSYGKLGYCMVLSTLLGVCVALEVNAWVVFCRKAKEEKMRRESGGNGFQHVRKGSF, from the exons ATgctccatctcctcctcctcctcctcctccattctCCATTAACTACCTCCTCCCACTGCTCCACTTCCACCACCCTAAAAACCTACCAAAAATGCATGTCACTTCCTTCCCAAGACGCCACTCTTGCTTGGACTTACTACCCTCACAACTCCACTCTAGACCTctccttcacctcctccttcctcTCCCCTTCCGGCTGGGTCGCCTGGGGCCTCAACCCCACCTCCCCTCAAATGTCCGGCACTCGCTCTCTCATCGCCTTCTCCGACCCTTCTTCCGGCTCCCTTATCCTCCTCCCCTTCATCCTCTCCCCTTCCACCAAACTCCAACTCTCCCCTCTCCTCTCCACCCCTCTTGACATCcctctcctctcctcctccGCCCTCCTCCGCCACGACTCCGCTTCCATCCGCGCCGGCGCCGTCGTTGAGATCCACGCCACTCTCAAGCTCGTCCCTAACCGCACCCGCATCAACCATGTTTGGAACCGGGGTCTTTATGTGCAAGGCTACTCTCCGACCATTCATCCCTTGACCTCATCGGACCTTGCCTCCCGTGCCACCATTGATGTTGTCTCCACCGCCGCCACCCTCTCCCCGGAGCTGCCTTCTTGGGCTAAACCTTTGCATGGAGTTCTCAATGCTTTGTCCTGGGGTTTTCTCCTCCCGGCCGGCGTTGTCATCGCTCGTTATGTCCGCCAGTTTGAGTCCGCCGGCCCCACTTGGTTCTACGCCCACGCCGCCGTCCAAGCGACCGG ATATATATTGGGAATAACGGGGTTTGCCATCGGTATAGCAATGGGAAATTCATCTCCGGGTGTGACCTACAGTCTTCACCGGGGACTCGGGGTGGCAGTGGTGGTGGCGGGAGGGTTGCAATCACTAGCATTGTTTTTCCGGCCAAGTGCAACTCATCGGTTTAGGAAGTATTGGAAGTCATACCATCATTTTGTAGGGTATGGGTGTGTGGTGCTTGGGGTGGTGAACGTGTTTCAAGGGATGGAAATAATGGGACTTGGAAGGTCCTATGGAAAATTGGGGTATTGTATGGTCTTGTCCACATTGTTAGGGGTTTGTGTGGCCCTTGAAGTAAATGCTTGGGTGGTGTTTTGTAGGAAAGCTAAGGAGGAGAAGATGAGAAGGGAAAGTGGAGGGAATGGCTTTCAACATGTTAGGAAGGGGAGCTTTTGA
- the LOC120255143 gene encoding secreted RxLR effector protein 161-like, translated as MKTFEMSDLRLIKYFLGLEVIRTKKRVSVRMSTKVYSGSSSQKWEMLNCKSIDNLMNSNEKLHSQDNSGDANPLRYRLIVGGTLYRSYTSPDIMHAVSMVFRFMQSPSMHHLGVVKRILRYINGTVNYGIYHDKNEEFKLLGHPNSDEGAQDDQKSTTGWVFSLGFGVVAWCSKKQPITALSSTEAECISVTAPAYEAVWAQMTFIGP; from the coding sequence ATGAAGACATTTGAGATGTCTGATCTCAGACTAATAAAGTACTTTCTCGGTTTGGAGGTGATACGTACAAAGAAAAGGGTCAGTGTTCGTATGTCAACAAAAGTATATAGTGGATCTTCTTCACAAAAATGGGAAATGCTGAATTGCAAGTCAATTGATAATTTGATGAACTCAAATGAAAAGCTCCATTCACAAGATAATTCCGGTGATGCAAATCCACTGAGATACAGGTTAATAGTTGGAGGTACGCTTTATCGATCCTACACAAGCCCTGATATCATGCATGCCGTCTCAATGGTGTTTCGCTTCATGCAATCACCTAGCATGCATCATCTTGGAGTTGTTAAAAGGATTCTTCGCTACATCAATGGAACGGTTAATTATGGGATTTATCACGACAAGAATGAAGAGTTCAAGTTACTTGGCCATCCTAACAGTGACGAGGGGGCTCAAGATGACCAGAAAAGCACCACAGGGTGGGTATTCTCCCTAGGTTTCGGTGTTGTCGCATGGTGTTCAAAGAAACAGCCAATTACTGCCCTATCTAGCACAGAAGCAGAGTGCATATCGGTCACAGCCCCCGCATATGAAGCAGTGTGGGCTCAGATGACTTTTATAGGACCCTGA